One genomic segment of Burkholderia pyrrocinia includes these proteins:
- the cutA gene encoding divalent-cation tolerance protein CutA, with protein sequence MIVVLMLTTVPDAATATALADGALDARLAACVSELGAIKSRYHWQGKVETADEIQLLFKTSPVRALELERFILAHHPYETPEIVSWQTTASAAYSQWVTSETQRLFQV encoded by the coding sequence ATGATAGTGGTGCTGATGCTGACGACGGTACCCGATGCGGCGACGGCCACGGCGCTCGCCGACGGCGCACTCGACGCTCGGCTTGCCGCGTGCGTGTCGGAGCTCGGTGCGATCAAGTCGCGCTATCACTGGCAGGGCAAGGTCGAAACGGCCGACGAGATCCAGTTGCTGTTCAAGACGAGCCCGGTGCGGGCGCTCGAACTGGAGCGATTTATTCTCGCGCATCATCCGTACGAGACGCCCGAAATCGTCTCGTGGCAGACGACGGCATCGGCCGCGTACAGTCAGTGGGTGACCAGCGAAACTCAACGTCTATTTCAGGTTTAA
- the rpsK gene encoding 30S ribosomal protein S11: MAKASNTAAQRVRKKVKKNVAEGVVHVHASFNNTIITITDRQGNALAWATSGGQGFKGSRKSTPFAAQVAAESAGRVAMEYGVKNLEVRIKGPGPGRESAVRALHGLGIKITAISDVTPIPHNGCRPPKRRRI, translated from the coding sequence ATGGCTAAGGCTTCGAATACCGCGGCGCAACGCGTTCGCAAGAAGGTTAAGAAGAACGTCGCTGAAGGCGTGGTTCACGTTCACGCGTCGTTCAACAACACGATCATCACGATCACCGATCGCCAAGGCAATGCACTGGCATGGGCGACGTCGGGCGGCCAGGGCTTCAAGGGCTCGCGCAAATCGACGCCGTTCGCCGCCCAGGTCGCAGCCGAGTCGGCTGGCCGCGTCGCGATGGAATACGGCGTGAAGAATCTGGAAGTGCGGATCAAGGGCCCGGGCCCGGGTCGCGAGTCGGCAGTGCGCGCACTGCACGGCCTCGGCATCAAGATCACCGCGATTTCGGACGTCACCCCGATTCCGCACAACGGCTGCCGCCCGCCGAAGCGTCGTCGTATCTAA
- the rplX gene encoding 50S ribosomal protein L24, protein MNKIRKGDEVIVVTGKDKGKRGVVLAVGAEHVTVEGINLVKKHVKPNPMKGTTGGVEAKTMPLHISNVALVDANGKASRVGIKVEEGKKVRFLKTTGAVLSA, encoded by the coding sequence ATGAACAAGATTCGCAAAGGTGACGAAGTGATCGTCGTCACTGGCAAGGACAAGGGCAAGCGCGGCGTCGTGCTGGCTGTCGGTGCTGAACATGTGACGGTTGAAGGTATCAACCTCGTCAAGAAGCATGTGAAGCCGAACCCGATGAAGGGTACGACGGGCGGCGTGGAAGCGAAGACGATGCCCCTGCATATTTCGAACGTCGCACTGGTCGACGCGAATGGCAAGGCGTCGCGTGTTGGCATCAAGGTCGAGGAAGGCAAGAAGGTTCGCTTCCTGAAGACGACCGGTGCCGTACTGAGCGCCTGA
- the rpsE gene encoding 30S ribosomal protein S5: MAKMQAKVQADERDDGLREKMISVNRVTKVVKGGRILGFAALTVVGDGDGRIGMGKGKAKEVPVAVQKAMEQARRNMFKVPLKNGTLQHEVHGKHGASAVLLAPAKAGTGVIAGGPMRAVFDVMGVQNVVAKSHGSTNPYNLVRATLDGLRKQSTPADIAAKRGKSVEEILG; this comes from the coding sequence ATGGCAAAGATGCAAGCGAAAGTTCAGGCTGACGAGCGCGACGACGGCCTTCGTGAAAAGATGATTTCGGTCAACCGCGTGACCAAGGTCGTGAAGGGTGGCCGTATTCTCGGCTTCGCCGCACTGACCGTGGTCGGCGATGGTGATGGCCGCATCGGTATGGGCAAGGGCAAGGCGAAGGAAGTGCCGGTCGCTGTCCAGAAGGCAATGGAACAAGCTCGCCGCAACATGTTCAAGGTGCCGCTCAAGAACGGCACGCTGCAGCACGAAGTGCATGGCAAGCACGGCGCCTCGGCCGTCCTCCTCGCTCCGGCGAAGGCAGGTACGGGCGTGATCGCCGGCGGCCCGATGCGCGCAGTGTTCGACGTGATGGGCGTTCAGAACGTTGTGGCGAAGAGCCACGGTTCGACGAACCCGTACAACCTCGTTCGCGCCACGCTGGACGGCCTGCGCAAGCAGTCCACCCCGGCAGACATCGCGGCGAAGCGCGGCAAGTCCGTCGAAGAAATTTTGGGCTAA
- the rpsM gene encoding 30S ribosomal protein S13 — MARIAGVNIPNHQHTEIGLTAIFGVGRTRSRSICAAAGVEFSKKVKDLTDADLEKLREEVGKFVVEGDLRREVTMNIKRLMDLGCYRGVRHRKGLPMRGQRTRTNARTRKGPRRAAQALKK; from the coding sequence ATGGCTCGTATCGCAGGGGTTAACATCCCGAATCACCAGCATACCGAGATTGGCCTGACGGCAATCTTCGGTGTCGGCCGCACGCGCTCGCGCAGCATCTGCGCGGCAGCTGGCGTGGAATTCTCGAAGAAGGTCAAGGACCTGACCGACGCAGATCTCGAAAAGCTGCGTGAAGAAGTGGGCAAGTTTGTCGTCGAAGGCGATCTGCGCCGTGAAGTGACGATGAACATCAAGCGCCTGATGGACCTCGGTTGCTACCGTGGCGTCCGTCATCGCAAGGGCCTGCCGATGCGCGGTCAGCGTACGCGTACGAACGCACGTACTCGCAAGGGTCCGCGTCGTGCAGCGCAAGCGCTGAAGAAGTAA
- the rplQ gene encoding 50S ribosomal protein L17: MRHRHGLRKLNRTSSHRLAMLRNMSNSLIEHEVIKTTLPKAKELRKVVEPLITLGKKPSLANRRLAFNRLRDRDSVAKLFDVLGPRFANRPGGYLRVLKFGFRVGDNAPMALVELLDRPEVDETENVQEAE; this comes from the coding sequence ATGCGCCATCGTCATGGTCTGCGGAAACTGAACCGCACGAGCAGCCACCGTCTGGCTATGCTCCGTAACATGTCCAACTCGCTGATCGAGCACGAAGTCATCAAGACGACGCTGCCGAAGGCGAAGGAACTCCGGAAAGTCGTCGAGCCGCTGATCACGCTCGGCAAGAAGCCGTCGCTGGCAAACCGTCGCCTGGCATTCAACCGCCTGCGCGATCGTGACTCGGTCGCGAAGCTGTTCGACGTGCTCGGTCCGCGTTTCGCGAACCGTCCGGGCGGCTACCTGCGCGTGCTGAAGTTCGGCTTCCGCGTGGGCGACAACGCACCGATGGCACTGGTCGAACTGCTCGACCGTCCGGAAGTCGACGAAACGGAAAACGTGCAAGAAGCTGAATAA
- a CDS encoding DNA-directed RNA polymerase subunit alpha has translation MQTSLLKPKIIAVESLGENHARVVMEPFERGYGHTLGNALRRVLLSSMVGYAPTEVTIAGVVHEYSTLDGVQEDVVNLLLNLKGVVFKLHNRDEVTVTLRKEGEGVVTAGDIELAHDCEVINPNHVIAHLSKGGKLDVQIKIEKGRGYVPGNVRRYGEDTAKIIGRIVLDASFSPVRRVSYAVESARVEQRTDLDKLVMNIETSGVITPEEAIRQSARILVDQLSVFAALEGTETAAEAPSRAPQIDPILLRPVDDLELTVRSANCLKAENIYYIGDLIQRTENELLKTPNLGRKSLNEIKEVLASRGLTLGMKLENWPPAGLDK, from the coding sequence ATGCAAACCAGTTTGCTGAAACCCAAGATCATCGCCGTGGAATCGCTGGGCGAGAACCACGCGCGGGTGGTCATGGAACCGTTCGAGCGCGGTTACGGCCATACCTTGGGCAATGCGCTTCGCCGCGTGCTGCTGTCGTCGATGGTTGGCTACGCGCCGACCGAAGTCACGATCGCGGGCGTGGTGCACGAGTACTCGACGCTTGATGGCGTGCAAGAAGACGTCGTCAACCTGCTGCTGAACCTGAAGGGCGTGGTGTTCAAGCTGCATAACCGTGACGAAGTGACGGTTACGCTGCGCAAGGAAGGCGAAGGCGTCGTCACGGCCGGCGATATCGAGCTGGCTCACGATTGTGAAGTCATCAACCCGAATCACGTGATCGCGCACCTGTCGAAGGGCGGCAAGCTCGACGTTCAGATCAAGATCGAGAAGGGTCGCGGCTATGTGCCCGGCAACGTCCGTCGCTACGGCGAAGACACGGCCAAGATCATCGGCCGCATCGTCCTCGACGCATCGTTCTCGCCGGTTCGCCGCGTGAGCTACGCTGTCGAAAGCGCACGTGTCGAGCAGCGTACCGACCTCGACAAGCTCGTGATGAACATCGAGACGAGCGGCGTGATCACGCCGGAAGAAGCGATCCGTCAATCGGCCCGCATCCTGGTCGACCAGTTGTCCGTGTTCGCGGCGCTGGAAGGTACGGAAACGGCTGCCGAGGCACCGTCGCGTGCGCCGCAGATCGATCCGATCCTGCTGCGTCCGGTGGACGATCTCGAGCTGACGGTTCGTTCGGCGAACTGCCTGAAGGCCGAGAACATCTACTACATCGGCGACCTGATCCAGCGCACGGAAAACGAGCTGCTGAAGACGCCGAACCTCGGTCGCAAGTCGCTCAACGAGATCAAGGAAGTGCTCGCTTCGCGCGGTCTCACGCTGGGCATGAAGCTCGAGAACTGGCCGCCGGCTGGTCTCGACAAGTAA
- the rpmC gene encoding 50S ribosomal protein L29: MKASELLQKDQAALNKELADLLKAQFGLRMQLATQQLTNTSQLKKVRRDIARVRTVMTQKANQK, translated from the coding sequence ATGAAGGCTTCCGAACTTCTCCAGAAAGACCAGGCCGCGCTCAACAAGGAGCTGGCGGACCTGCTGAAGGCGCAATTCGGCCTGCGCATGCAACTCGCGACCCAGCAGCTCACGAACACGAGCCAGCTGAAGAAGGTTCGTCGCGACATCGCACGTGTGCGGACCGTCATGACTCAGAAGGCGAACCAGAAATGA
- the rpsH gene encoding 30S ribosomal protein S8: MSMSDPIADMLTRIRNAQMVEKVSVAMPSSKVKVAIAQVLKDEGYIDDFAVKAEGAKAELNIALKYYAGRPVIERLERVSKPGLRVYRGRNDIPQVMNGLGVAIVSTPKGVMTDRKARATGVGGEVICYVA, encoded by the coding sequence ATGAGCATGAGTGATCCTATCGCCGATATGCTGACTCGCATCCGCAACGCGCAGATGGTCGAGAAGGTATCGGTCGCGATGCCCTCGTCGAAGGTCAAGGTTGCAATCGCGCAAGTCCTGAAGGACGAAGGTTATATCGACGATTTCGCGGTGAAGGCTGAAGGCGCGAAGGCAGAACTGAACATCGCGCTGAAGTACTACGCTGGCCGTCCGGTCATCGAACGCCTCGAGCGCGTGTCGAAGCCTGGCCTGCGCGTCTACCGCGGCCGTAACGACATTCCGCAGGTCATGAATGGCCTCGGCGTGGCAATCGTGTCGACGCCGAAGGGCGTGATGACCGACCGCAAGGCGCGCGCTACCGGCGTCGGCGGCGAAGTCATCTGCTACGTCGCTTAA
- the infA gene encoding translation initiation factor IF-1 produces MAKDDVIQMQGEVIENLPNATFRVKLENGHVVLGHISGKMRMHYIRILPGDKVTVELTPYDLSRARIVFRAK; encoded by the coding sequence ATGGCCAAAGACGATGTAATCCAGATGCAAGGTGAGGTGATCGAAAACCTCCCGAATGCGACCTTCCGTGTGAAGCTGGAAAACGGCCATGTCGTGTTGGGGCATATTTCCGGAAAGATGCGGATGCACTACATCCGCATTCTTCCCGGCGACAAGGTGACGGTTGAGTTGACGCCTTACGATCTGTCTCGTGCGCGGATCGTGTTCCGGGCGAAGTGA
- the rpmD gene encoding 50S ribosomal protein L30: protein MSEKTVKVQLVKSLIGTRESHRATVRGLGLRRLNSVSELQDTPAVRGMINKVSYLVKVIA from the coding sequence ATGTCTGAAAAAACTGTCAAGGTTCAGCTCGTTAAGAGCCTGATCGGGACCCGCGAATCGCACCGCGCGACCGTGCGTGGCCTGGGCCTGCGCCGACTCAACTCGGTCAGCGAGCTGCAGGACACGCCGGCGGTCCGCGGCATGATCAACAAGGTCTCGTACCTCGTTAAGGTCATCGCGTAA
- the secY gene encoding preprotein translocase subunit SecY encodes MANSPSLAKPGRSTAKFGDLRRRAMFLLLALIVYRIGAHIPVPGIDPDQLAKLFQSQAGGILGMFNMFSGGALSRFTIFALGIMPYISASIIMQLLAIVSPQLEALKKEGQAGQRKITQYTRYFTVVLATFQAFGIAAALENQPGLVTDPGMLFRLTTVVTLVTGTMFLMWLGEQITERGLGNGISIIIFGGIAAGFPNAVGGLLELVKTGSMGPFSAIIIVVLIAAVTYLVVFIERGQRKILVNYAKRQVGNKIYGGQSSHLPLKLNMSGVIPPIFASSIILFPATILGWFSTGQPTGSWISNTLHNVAEALKPGQPVYVLLYTLAIVFFCFFYTALVFNSRETADNLKKSGAFVPGIRPGDQTARYIDRILTRLTLAGAIYIVFVCLLPEFLVLRWNVPFYFGGTSLLIIVVVTMDFMAQVQSYVMSQQYESLLKKANFKGGNIPMR; translated from the coding sequence TTGGCTAACAGCCCGAGTCTTGCAAAACCCGGTCGAAGCACGGCGAAATTCGGCGATCTGCGTCGGCGAGCGATGTTCCTGCTCCTGGCGCTGATCGTCTATCGCATCGGCGCGCACATTCCCGTGCCGGGCATCGATCCGGATCAACTGGCCAAGCTGTTCCAGAGCCAGGCGGGCGGCATCCTGGGCATGTTCAACATGTTCTCGGGGGGCGCGCTTTCCCGCTTCACGATCTTTGCGCTGGGGATCATGCCGTACATCTCGGCGTCGATCATCATGCAGTTGCTGGCGATCGTCTCGCCGCAGCTCGAGGCGCTGAAGAAGGAAGGGCAGGCAGGGCAACGGAAGATCACGCAGTACACGCGGTATTTCACCGTGGTGCTCGCGACCTTCCAGGCTTTCGGTATCGCGGCTGCGCTGGAAAACCAGCCGGGCCTCGTCACCGATCCCGGCATGCTGTTCCGTCTGACGACGGTCGTGACGCTGGTTACCGGCACGATGTTCCTGATGTGGCTCGGCGAGCAGATTACCGAGCGTGGTCTGGGCAACGGCATCTCGATCATCATCTTCGGCGGGATCGCAGCAGGGTTCCCGAATGCCGTCGGTGGGTTGCTCGAACTGGTGAAAACGGGTTCGATGGGGCCGTTCTCGGCGATCATCATCGTCGTTCTGATCGCCGCGGTGACTTACCTGGTCGTGTTCATCGAACGCGGTCAGCGCAAGATCCTCGTGAACTACGCGAAGCGCCAGGTCGGTAACAAGATCTACGGTGGGCAGTCGTCGCACCTGCCGCTGAAGCTGAACATGTCGGGCGTGATTCCGCCGATCTTCGCATCGTCGATCATCCTGTTCCCGGCAACGATTCTCGGCTGGTTCAGTACCGGTCAGCCGACGGGAAGCTGGATTTCCAATACGTTGCATAACGTTGCGGAAGCGCTGAAGCCGGGCCAGCCGGTCTATGTGCTGCTGTACACGCTGGCGATCGTGTTTTTCTGCTTCTTCTACACCGCACTGGTGTTCAACAGCAGGGAAACCGCGGACAACCTGAAGAAGAGCGGCGCGTTTGTTCCGGGCATCCGTCCGGGCGATCAGACCGCACGATATATCGACCGCATCCTCACGCGTCTGACGCTGGCCGGTGCGATCTACATCGTCTTCGTGTGTCTGCTGCCGGAATTCCTGGTGCTGCGCTGGAACGTGCCGTTTTATTTTGGTGGAACGTCGCTGCTGATCATTGTCGTCGTCACGATGGACTTTATGGCGCAGGTGCAGTCGTACGTTATGTCGCAACAGTATGAGTCACTGCTCAAGAAGGCTAACTTCAAGGGCGGCAACATCCCAATGCGTTAA
- the rpsD gene encoding 30S ribosomal protein S4, with translation MARYIGPKAKLSRREGTDLFLKSARRSLADKCKLDSKPGQHGRTSGARTSDYGTQLREKQKVKRIYGVLERQFRRYFAEADRRKGNTGENLLQLLESRLDNVVYRMGFGSTRAEARQLVSHKSITVNGVVANVPSQQVKAGDVVAIREKAKKQARIVEALSLAEQGGMPSWVAVDAKKFEGTFKQMPERVDIAGDINESLIVELYSR, from the coding sequence GTGGCACGTTATATCGGCCCCAAAGCCAAGCTGTCCCGCCGTGAAGGCACCGACCTGTTCCTGAAGAGCGCGCGCCGCTCGCTCGCCGACAAGTGCAAGCTCGACAGCAAGCCGGGTCAGCACGGCCGTACCTCGGGCGCACGTACGTCCGACTACGGTACGCAGCTGCGCGAAAAGCAGAAGGTCAAGCGTATCTACGGCGTGCTGGAGCGTCAGTTCCGCCGCTACTTCGCCGAAGCCGATCGCCGCAAGGGCAACACCGGTGAAAACCTGCTGCAACTGCTCGAGTCGCGCCTCGACAACGTCGTGTATCGCATGGGCTTCGGCTCGACCCGCGCTGAAGCGCGTCAGCTCGTGAGCCACAAGTCGATCACGGTGAACGGCGTCGTCGCGAACGTCCCGTCGCAGCAAGTGAAGGCGGGTGACGTCGTTGCGATCCGCGAAAAGGCGAAGAAGCAAGCGCGTATCGTCGAAGCGCTGTCGCTGGCCGAGCAAGGCGGCATGCCGAGCTGGGTTGCAGTCGATGCGAAGAAGTTCGAAGGCACGTTCAAGCAAATGCCGGAACGCGTCGACATCGCAGGCGACATCAACGAAAGCCTGATCGTCGAATTGTATTCGCGTTAA
- the rpsN gene encoding 30S ribosomal protein S14, which produces MAKLALIEREKKRARLVAKFAAKREALKAIVEDQSKSEEERYEARLELQQLPRNANPTRQRNRCAITGRPRGTFRKFGLARNKIREIAFRGEIPGLTKASW; this is translated from the coding sequence GTGGCTAAACTGGCACTGATCGAACGTGAAAAGAAGCGCGCCCGCCTGGTCGCGAAGTTCGCAGCAAAGCGCGAAGCGCTGAAGGCGATCGTCGAAGACCAAAGCAAGTCGGAAGAAGAGCGCTACGAAGCACGCCTGGAGCTGCAGCAACTGCCCCGCAACGCAAACCCGACCCGCCAGCGTAACCGCTGCGCGATCACGGGCCGTCCGCGTGGCACGTTCCGTAAATTCGGCCTCGCGCGTAACAAGATTCGTGAAATCGCATTCCGTGGCGAGATTCCTGGCCTGACCAAGGCGAGCTGGTAA
- the rplO gene encoding 50S ribosomal protein L15, whose product MELNNLKPAAGAKHAKRRVGRGIGSGLGKTAGRGHKGQKSRSGGFHKVGFEGGQMPLQRRLPKRGFTSLTKEFVGEVRLGDLEKLPVDEVDLLALKQAGLVGELTKSAKIIATGELKRKIVVKGLGATKGARAAIEAAGGSFAE is encoded by the coding sequence ATGGAATTGAATAACCTGAAGCCGGCCGCTGGCGCCAAGCACGCCAAGCGTCGCGTCGGTCGTGGCATCGGTTCGGGCCTCGGCAAGACGGCTGGCCGTGGTCACAAGGGTCAGAAATCGCGTTCGGGCGGCTTTCACAAAGTCGGTTTCGAAGGCGGTCAGATGCCGCTGCAACGTCGTCTGCCGAAGCGCGGCTTCACGTCGCTGACGAAGGAATTCGTCGGTGAAGTGCGCCTGGGCGACCTCGAGAAGCTGCCGGTCGATGAAGTCGATCTGCTCGCACTGAAGCAAGCCGGCCTGGTCGGCGAGCTGACGAAGAGCGCAAAGATCATCGCGACGGGCGAACTGAAGCGCAAGATCGTCGTGAAGGGTCTCGGTGCCACCAAGGGTGCGCGCGCTGCGATCGAAGCGGCTGGCGGTTCGTTCGCCGAGTGA
- the rpsQ gene encoding 30S ribosomal protein S17: MNDSVKTSLKRTLVGRVVSNKMDKTVTVLIEHRVKHPIYGKYVVRSKKYHAHDEANTCNEGDLVEIQETRPVSKTKAWAVSRLVEAARVI; this comes from the coding sequence ATGAACGATAGCGTGAAAACCTCGCTGAAGCGGACGCTGGTCGGTCGGGTCGTCAGCAACAAGATGGACAAGACCGTCACCGTGCTGATCGAGCACCGCGTCAAGCATCCGATCTACGGCAAGTATGTCGTGCGCTCGAAGAAGTACCACGCGCACGATGAAGCGAACACCTGCAACGAAGGCGATCTCGTCGAAATCCAGGAAACTCGTCCTGTTTCGAAGACGAAGGCCTGGGCGGTGTCGCGCCTCGTCGAAGCAGCTCGCGTCATCTAA
- the rpmJ gene encoding 50S ribosomal protein L36, whose translation MKVMASVKRICRNCKIIKRKGVVRVICSSDPRHKQRQG comes from the coding sequence ATGAAAGTGATGGCATCGGTTAAGCGCATTTGCCGCAATTGCAAGATCATCAAGCGCAAGGGCGTCGTTCGCGTGATCTGCAGCTCGGATCCGCGCCACAAGCAGCGCCAAGGCTGA
- the rplR gene encoding 50S ribosomal protein L18 has translation MDKTQSRLRRARQTRIKIAELQVARLAVHRTNTHIYAQVFSPCGTKVLASASTLEAEVRAELADKSGKGGNVNAATLIGKRIAEKAKAAGIESVAFDRSGFRYHGRVKALAEAAREAGLKF, from the coding sequence ATGGATAAGACTCAATCTCGCCTGCGCCGCGCTCGCCAGACGCGTATCAAGATCGCTGAGCTGCAGGTCGCGCGTCTCGCCGTGCATCGCACGAACACGCACATCTACGCTCAAGTGTTCTCGCCGTGCGGCACCAAGGTGCTCGCCAGCGCGTCGACGCTCGAGGCAGAAGTGCGCGCCGAGCTCGCCGACAAGTCGGGCAAGGGCGGTAACGTTAACGCCGCGACGCTGATCGGCAAGCGTATTGCCGAGAAGGCAAAGGCCGCCGGCATCGAATCCGTCGCCTTCGACCGCTCGGGCTTCCGCTACCACGGCCGCGTGAAAGCGCTGGCTGAGGCAGCTCGCGAAGCTGGGCTCAAGTTCTAA
- the rplE gene encoding 50S ribosomal protein L5 has product MARFQEFYKEKVVPGLIEKFGYKSVMEVPRITKITLNMGLGEAIADKKIIENAVGDLTKIAGQKPVVTKARKAIAGFKIRQGYPIGAMVTLRGQAMYEFLDRFVTVALPRVRDFRGVSGRAFDGRGNYNIGVKEQIIFPEIDYDKIDALRGLNISITTTAKTDDEAKALLASFKFPFRN; this is encoded by the coding sequence ATGGCTCGTTTTCAAGAGTTTTACAAAGAAAAGGTTGTGCCCGGCCTGATCGAGAAGTTCGGTTACAAGTCGGTCATGGAAGTGCCGCGCATCACCAAGATCACGCTGAACATGGGTCTTGGCGAAGCGATCGCTGACAAGAAGATCATCGAGAACGCCGTTGGCGACCTCACGAAGATCGCTGGTCAGAAGCCGGTCGTGACGAAGGCACGCAAGGCAATCGCAGGCTTCAAGATCCGCCAGGGCTACCCGATCGGCGCGATGGTGACGCTGCGCGGCCAGGCGATGTACGAATTCCTCGACCGCTTCGTGACCGTCGCACTGCCGCGCGTGCGCGACTTCCGCGGCGTGTCGGGTCGTGCTTTCGATGGCCGTGGCAACTACAACATCGGTGTGAAAGAGCAGATCATTTTCCCCGAAATCGATTACGACAAGATCGACGCACTGCGTGGGCTGAACATCAGCATCACGACCACTGCGAAGACCGACGACGAAGCAAAGGCTCTGCTCGCCAGCTTCAAGTTCCCGTTCAGAAACTGA
- the rplF gene encoding 50S ribosomal protein L6: MSRVGKSPIALQGAEVKLADGAITVKGPLGTITQAINPLVNVANNDGTLNLSPVDESREANALSGTMRAIIANAVHGVTKGFERKLTLVGVGYRAQAQGDKLNLSLGFSHPVVHQMPEGVKAETPTQTEIVIKGINKQQVGQVAAEVRGYRPPEPYKGKGVRYADEVVILKETKKK, translated from the coding sequence ATGTCTCGAGTAGGTAAGAGCCCGATCGCGCTGCAAGGCGCGGAAGTCAAGCTGGCCGACGGTGCAATCACCGTCAAGGGCCCGCTGGGCACCATCACGCAAGCGATCAATCCGCTCGTGAACGTGGCGAACAACGACGGCACGCTGAACCTGTCGCCGGTGGACGAAAGCCGCGAAGCAAATGCACTGTCGGGCACGATGCGCGCGATTATCGCGAATGCCGTGCACGGCGTGACCAAGGGTTTCGAGCGCAAGCTGACGCTGGTTGGCGTCGGTTATCGTGCGCAAGCGCAAGGCGACAAGCTGAACCTGTCGCTGGGTTTCTCGCACCCGGTGGTGCACCAGATGCCGGAAGGCGTCAAGGCTGAAACCCCGACGCAAACCGAAATCGTGATCAAGGGGATCAACAAGCAACAAGTCGGTCAAGTAGCTGCGGAAGTTCGCGGTTACCGTCCGCCGGAGCCCTACAAGGGCAAGGGCGTGCGCTATGCCGACGAGGTTGTGATCCTCAAAGAAACGAAGAAGAAGTAA
- the rplN gene encoding 50S ribosomal protein L14, which translates to MIQTESRLEVADNTGAREVLCIKVLGGSKRRYAGIGDIIKVSVKEATPRGRVKKGEIYNAVVVRTAKGVRRQDGSLIKFDGNAAVLLNNKLEPIGTRIFGPVTRELRSERFMKIVSLAPEVL; encoded by the coding sequence ATGATCCAGACCGAATCTCGGCTCGAAGTAGCCGACAACACGGGTGCACGTGAAGTCCTGTGCATCAAGGTGCTCGGCGGCTCGAAGCGTCGTTATGCCGGCATTGGCGACATCATCAAGGTGAGCGTCAAAGAGGCAACGCCGCGCGGGCGCGTGAAGAAAGGCGAAATCTACAACGCCGTAGTGGTTCGCACCGCTAAGGGCGTGCGCCGTCAAGACGGCTCGCTGATCAAGTTCGACGGCAACGCCGCTGTGCTTTTGAATAACAAGCTCGAGCCGATCGGCACCCGTATCTTCGGGCCGGTGACGCGTGAGCTGCGTAGCGAACGATTCATGAAGATCGTTTCGCTGGCGCCGGAAGTGCTGTAA
- the rplP gene encoding 50S ribosomal protein L16, translated as MLQPKRRKYRKEQKGRNTGKATRGNAVSFGDFGLKAIGRGRLTARQIEAARRAMTRHIKRGGRIWIRIFPDKPISQKPAEVRMGNGKGNPEYYVAEIQPGKMLYEMDGVTEELAREAFRLAAAKLPLKTAFIVRQLGA; from the coding sequence ATGCTGCAACCGAAACGCAGGAAGTATCGTAAAGAGCAGAAGGGTCGTAACACCGGCAAGGCGACGCGCGGCAACGCAGTGTCGTTCGGTGATTTCGGCCTGAAGGCGATCGGTCGCGGTCGTCTGACCGCACGTCAAATTGAAGCGGCGCGTCGTGCAATGACGCGTCACATCAAGCGTGGCGGCCGCATCTGGATCCGGATTTTCCCGGACAAGCCGATTTCGCAGAAGCCGGCCGAAGTGCGTATGGGTAACGGTAAGGGTAACCCGGAGTACTACGTCGCCGAGATTCAGCCGGGCAAGATGCTCTATGAAATGGACGGCGTAACCGAAGAACTGGCACGCGAAGCGTTCCGTCTGGCTGCAGCCAAGCTGCCGCTGAAGACGGCGTTCATCGTGCGCCAGCTCGGCGCCTAA